The Alnus glutinosa chromosome 10, dhAlnGlut1.1, whole genome shotgun sequence DNA window CATGGTTTGTGGTTCTTTTAATCACCAATTGTCCCAAGAACTTAGGTTGATgagaaattgtgaatttaatcattaaatcaatattctaacaatctCCCTCATGTGTGGTCCTAAACTTCGTGTCAGCAAGTGCAACCTAACCACATCGAACATTTAACTTCAAGGGGTGGTATGGTGTGGGGACAAAGTTCAACTCAAAGCCACTATTCAAATACCCTGTGAAATCTCCttttgtcctaaaagcttaTAATTCAACACCTTTCTTTGACTGATTCaaaataaaagctttattttaaACCATTATTTGTAATGGGAAAGATTTGAACTTGACTTTCCCAACCTTTccccaccattttttttttcttcggatAAGTGAGTTTGGCCCATAGGGAAGGGAGGAAGAGATTTGAACCGAtgaccttcgcttcatgagAGGCATCGTCCCCAGCCAATACGCATAAATACTTCAAATTGTCCAAGTGTAGCAGGTGTGGATCTGTCAATAAGTATCTCTGATACGTGTTATGGCAAAATCTGTATTGTAATGTTTGTATTGGGTATATCTCACatattttttcctgtttttgtgATCCTCATGTGAGGTGCAGGACACTAATAACTTGTCACCCACTTTCAGCTAATACAGCTCTCATATATCACCATGGGAAACTTCTAGCACTTTCCGAGGCAGATAAACCATGTAAGCTTGCCTTCTTATTTTGCTTTTTACTTacgaaataaaaacaaaagggttGGGTTTTCCCTGGATTGCCATTGATTAGCGAGCCTATTGAGGAATGGTTCTAAATATCCccattaaaatatgaaattgtctttctttatttctgaCATCCCTTTTGTAATGCCATGATGATGAAACTTTGTATGGTGGGGCAAAAAGAACCACAGAGCAATGCCAATTTGGTTGGTGTTGTATAGGACTCCAAATAATTTGCTGCAAGTTCCTTGCTTCTAATGTTGAATTGAGATTGTTATCATTGCATTATTTAGATGTCCTCAAAGTTTTGGAAGATGGGGATCTCCAAACACTTGGCATGCTGGATTATGACAAGAGATTGACGCATTCTTTCACTGCTCATCCTAAGGTTGACCCATTCACTGGTAAAGACATCCTCATAAAAGAATTTTGTAAGCCATCATAATGAAGATATCCTTTTAACTTACAGAATCCCTCCATGCAGGGGAGATGTTTACATTTGGTTATTCGCATACACCACCATATATCACTTACAGAGTAATTTCAAAGGATGGCTTCATGCATGACCCAGTACCAATAACAATATCAGAGCCCATCATGATGCATGACTTCGCCATTACTGAGAATTATGCAATTTTCATGGATCTTCCATTGTATTTCAGACCGAAGGTATGGAACTTGCAACTTGTTGCTGCTACAAATTTTAACTTGGTACAAATTACCATGATattgaataaataatttcaGCATGTATAGTGATGATATACCACTCTGAACAACCTTAGGCTGAAGGAGGCCTGGGGGGTTTAAGTTAACTACTCCAGTAAATATTTGTAACAAACTTAGGTAGAACTCACCTTAAAAACTAGCTTGCAAGGAAAGATTGCTCAAGAGCTTATATGAATCACGACAACTGGAACTTGAAATAATTAGATTTTGATGTTCAGGAAATGGTCAAGGAGAAGAAGCTGATATTCACATTTGATGCAACGAAAAAAGCTCGCTTTGGTGTACTTCCTCGTTATGCAAAGGATGAGCTGCTAATCAGATGGTTCGAGCTTCCAAATTGCTTCATATTCCATAATGGTGTGCTTGTTTCCCTTACAATCTTTTTTTTAGTGACAGAATGTCCTTTAAATTTATATCGTTTATTAGACGAAGTTTACTAGTGGATAATCTGCCGCATGTGCTCAGAGGTAAAATTTAAGTAGTAATCTAGTACCATAGGTATACTCAGTGAGCTTTCTAAGTAGTTTTAAGATTCCATGTCTGCTTCTGGTAATACATCATTGTGGAGACTCGAGAGCATTAATTGTCTATAGAACCAGCTTATCCCTCCTTTAAATTGATGCAGACTATCAGTTATTAAAGTTATTTGTACGATATCTGCATTAGACTCTTTAACACTTGGGGTTGGCTGCATGAATCTTTTCATGCCGATCAGTTCTATATGTGACATCTTTTGTTAAATCTCTTAGGCTGTATCCTTGATTTCTGAGCTGcctcctctttcttcttcaagcCTTAACAGTTCTTTCCCCATTGATCCTTACGCTGATTTGTTGACTGATATCAAAAGAAAGGGGGTCATTCTCAAGTGCTTAAATCTTCTGATGGAAAGAGTTTTAAATCTATGCTTGTTTATTTCTGGTATTATGAATTTGCAGTTAATCTAAGATGAATTGGTGAATGCTATTATAATTCCATAAAGCCAACGCTGCTGATAAATCTAGAATTAGTTTTATTGcctctattttggtcaagtcAACGTGGGGGAGCAAGATCATCCATTACCTTCTACTGAGCTTTCGCTGATCTCATTCTTTGTAGATTTGCCGATTTATAGTGCTGTTGGTTCATGATTAAGCTATAGTGAAAGTTTATTCTGTCTTTTCATATGTCCATTCTGACCCTTTTAGTCACTTCCTTTCACTAGCCAATGCTTGGGAGGAGGAGGACGAAGTTGTTCTGATTACTTGTCGCATTGAGAATCCAGATCTGGACATGGTCAGTGGGACCGTCAAAGAAAAGCTTGAAAACTTCGGCAACGAGCTGTAGGACAACTTTTTGTCCATTTTATGAAAGTGCAAAGCTCTATGCATGCCTAGGTATTTCTGACAGTTACCATTCTTTTCAGTTATGAGATGAGGTTCAACATGAAAACTGGTCTAGCTTCACAGAAGAAATTATCAGCATCTGCTGTAGATTTTCCAAGGGTGAATGAGAGTTACACTGGCAGGTATCCTTCAACTTTTAGCGATAGGAGATTTTGGATTGACAGTTGTCAGTAGATCTGTTCAAGATTGCAAGAATACTGGTTCTGGCAGCAGATGAGAGAAGCTCGATATAGAGAGGCCATATTTATCTGatcttttggttttttgaagATATTCTGAAGCTTGTTTTTGTTTCGCAGCGTCCTTTCATAATGTTGCTAGCAGCCATGCTTAATTTATGTTGTTCTCTTGGGTGTCAAATCAATTATTAACTAGAAAACGTTCTTATGTATTCCTATCATATGCATTGTACTAATGCTTTTGTGGGTAATCAGGAAACAAAGATATGTTTTTGGAACCACACTTGACAGCATTGCAAAAGTCACTGGGGTTATCAAATTTGATCTGCATGCTGAACCAGAGACTGGAAAAACAAAGCTCGAAGTTGGAGGAAATGTTGAAGGCATCTATGACTTGGGACCTGGCAGATTTGGTTCTGAGGCTATTTTTGTCCCCCGTGTGCCTGGCATTACTTCTGAAGAAGACGATGGCTACTTAATATTCTTTGTACATGACGAGAAATCCGGGTAATACTTTTCTCTCTCACGCCATTGACaaatgtattttctttttcaatacaatgtacaaattttttttatgattaatggTGAAGGATAGGACTGTATTCAAGCCACCGTTCCCAAGACCCCAGTAAGACCAACTTTGGTTACTGACCCTTAATGTTTTGatgatttatgtttttgtttgttaaatgGAGGAAATGCTAGTCAGGATATGAACTTGAAAGTGTTTGTAAGAGGTTCATTGATTgcatcaaattttaaaaatttgggcTCTATAGATTGCATCAGAAGAGAACTCTTTTTACAAATGTTTGTTCCTGATTCGTGAGGAATCTGAAGGCCTCAATGTTTCCAAGTTCTGGAAAGCTAGGTCATTGACAATATTATCAAAAGGAATGAAGCTGTGTAGCCTAACCAAGGTGGCAATATCCATGAATATAATGGATGAGAAAGCATTGATTCATTTTCATCTGCTTAGGATTCTATATTGCTTTTCCTTACACCATGCTTAATTCAGATGAACAAAACATAGTAGTTGGAAACTATTAGTGCCCCTTAAAGGAGCTATAGTTAAATGGAAATTATGAGTAAACTAGTAGCTAGTATTTCTAAATAGGTCTTTGTTGTTCCAGCTAGATCGTGGACAATGCGTTGACTCAAATCTTTGTCTTATGTTATTTTTGTGCACTCCACAAAATCAAATT harbors:
- the LOC133880058 gene encoding carotenoid 9,10(9',10')-cleavage dioxygenase 1, with amino-acid sequence MAEDKHKWGSGGGGSVVVVEPKPTKGLTSKVVDFVEKLIVKFMYDTSHPQHYLSGNFAPVPEETPPATNLLVKGFLPDCLNGEFVRVGPNPKFSPVAGYHWFDGDGMIHGLRIKDGKATYVSRYVRTSRIKQEEFFGGAKFMKIGDLKGLFGLLMVNMQMLRAKLKVLDVSYGNGTANTALIYHHGKLLALSEADKPYVLKVLEDGDLQTLGMLDYDKRLTHSFTAHPKVDPFTGEMFTFGYSHTPPYITYRVISKDGFMHDPVPITISEPIMMHDFAITENYAIFMDLPLYFRPKEMVKEKKLIFTFDATKKARFGVLPRYAKDELLIRWFELPNCFIFHNANAWEEEDEVVLITCRIENPDLDMVSGTVKEKLENFGNELYEMRFNMKTGLASQKKLSASAVDFPRVNESYTGRKQRYVFGTTLDSIAKVTGVIKFDLHAEPETGKTKLEVGGNVEGIYDLGPGRFGSEAIFVPRVPGITSEEDDGYLIFFVHDEKSGKSSVHVIDAKTMSADPVAVVELPHRVPYGFHAFFVSEDQLQDQAKL